The genomic interval GCCCATGATGCGCAGCAGCAGATCGTCGCGCTCGGGGCCCGCGGGGGGCAGGTCGCGATCGTGGAGGAACACGCCCTTGCTGGTGCCGCCGCGCATGAGCACGGCGGGAACGCGTGGGCGCTCGGAGTGGAAGTTCATCGTGGTCCTAGGCGATGCGGACGGCGCGGCCCTCGAGGCCGGGGACGGCGGGGAAGCGGCGGAGCACATCCGGGTCGTGGCCCGCGACGACCACGCCGTCAGGGCCCGCGAGCTCGCGCATGCGGTCGAAGGTGCGGTAGATGCCGATGAGGTCGGTGTGCACCGCGAACGCGTGATCCTCTTCGACGTTCTCGAAGAAGTGCGAGGCGTCGGCCGCGAGCACGACGGGACCGGATGCGGTCGCCACCCGCACCACCTGCGTGCCGGGCGTGTGCCCGCCCGTGTGGTGCACGCTGACGCCGGGCACGAGCTCGGCATCGCCGTCGATGAGCCGCAGTCGGCCGTCGTCGTGCAACCGCGCGAGCCGGTCGATGTCGTCCCGCTCGGCGTGATGCCCCAGCTCGCCGCGGAAGGCGTACTCGCTCGTCCAGAACTCGAACTCGGCACGCTGGGCGACGAACTCGGCGTTCGCGAAAGGCTCGACGTCGCCGACATGGTCGTTGTGGAAGTGCGAGAGCACCACGAGCCGCACGTCGGCGGCGTCGGTGCCGAGTCGGGTGAGCGCGGCGCTCGGACTCTCGAGGAGGATGCGCGGGCGGTGCTTGTTCGTCTCCGCCGTGAAGCCCACATCGACGACCACGTCTCCCGCATCCGAGCGCAGAACCCACGTGTAGTACGCGAGGTGCTTCGGCTCGTCGGCGGGTTCGGCGGCCGCGCCCAGGAAGTACCGGCCGCGACGGCCCGTCTCATTGCGCGCGAACGCGATCCCGTAGACCTCGTGCACCGCCTCGCCCATCCGCTACTCCCCCTCGATGACCCGCACGACGGCCGTGTGGTAGTTGGCACCGTAACCGGCTTCGGCGGTGCGCTGCAGCAGCTCGTGCGCGAGCGCCGCTGCGGGGAGCGTCGTGTCGAGGTCGCGCGCGGCTTCGAGCGCGTAGGCGAGGTCCTTCATCATGTAGTTCGTCGGGAAGATCCCCTCGCCGTGCACGTCGGGAAGCAGAGCCTTGCGACCGTGGTTCTCGAGCACGAAGCTCGCAGCCGACCCGTTGCCGAGAGCGTTCCAGGCAAGCTCAGGGTCGACGAGTCCGCTGCGACGCACGACCGTGATGGCCTCGGCGAGCGCGACGACGGTCTCGAAGACGACCATGTTGTTGAGCACCTTCATGAGCGCGCCCGCACCGTTCGGGCCGCAGTGCAGCACGTCGGATGCCATGGTGCGCAGCAGGGGTTCGACGGCCGCGAACACCTCGGCGTCGCCGCCCGCCGTGATGCTGAGCGTTCCGTCGATCGCGGCCTGGCGGGTGCGCGCGACCGGTGCGTCGACGAAGTGCATCCCGCGTGAGGCGGCCTCGGCGCCCGCGCGCTGAGCGAGGGCGACAGGGCTCGTCGAGAGGTCGATGATGACGGTGCCGGGGCGGGCGGAGTCGAACACCCCGCCCTCCCCGAAGAGAACCTTCTCGACCTGGGGTGCCCCCGGCAGCGACATGAGGATCACGTCGGATGCGGCGGCGAGCTCCGCGACCGTCGGCGCCGCGGTCGCACCCAGCTCCTCGAGGCGCGCAATGGCCTCCGGAACCAGGTCGAAC from Salinibacterium sp. ZJ70 carries:
- a CDS encoding N-acyl homoserine lactonase family protein: MGEAVHEVYGIAFARNETGRRGRYFLGAAAEPADEPKHLAYYTWVLRSDAGDVVVDVGFTAETNKHRPRILLESPSAALTRLGTDAADVRLVVLSHFHNDHVGDVEPFANAEFVAQRAEFEFWTSEYAFRGELGHHAERDDIDRLARLHDDGRLRLIDGDAELVPGVSVHHTGGHTPGTQVVRVATASGPVVLAADASHFFENVEEDHAFAVHTDLIGIYRTFDRMRELAGPDGVVVAGHDPDVLRRFPAVPGLEGRAVRIA
- a CDS encoding NAD(P)-dependent oxidoreductase: MSELRDFEKAGFIGLGVMGGPQAANVTRMSGLDVTVFDLVPEAIARLEELGATAAPTVAELAAASDVILMSLPGAPQVEKVLFGEGGVFDSARPGTVIIDLSTSPVALAQRAGAEAASRGMHFVDAPVARTRQAAIDGTLSITAGGDAEVFAAVEPLLRTMASDVLHCGPNGAGALMKVLNNMVVFETVVALAEAITVVRRSGLVDPELAWNALGNGSAASFVLENHGRKALLPDVHGEGIFPTNYMMKDLAYALEAARDLDTTLPAAALAHELLQRTAEAGYGANYHTAVVRVIEGE